In Gordonia phthalatica, one genomic interval encodes:
- a CDS encoding thiolase family protein, translating into MPAAIPAGYAWTSPFAKWGGTLAAVSSLDTAAAVTRAALDRRGYAVDQVDHLVLGWTIPQSEIFYGPSSLASAIGAPTVGGLAVSQACATSVAALESAAASALGGRRDVLAVLTDRTSNAPTMVYPQPNASGGAPQTEHWLLHAFEADPCTGESMLATAEHVAEEAGIDRAELDDLTALRNAQYAARPSTDHVVAVEIPGRRGTLTLADDEGVRLSSTDELAALRPAAPNGRHTFGSQTHPADGAAGALVTAPDRARELSVDGSIAELLGFGSARVASGRMPTAPVPAARAALDAAGLTIDDVDLVGTHNPFAVNDVYFTRQTGFDTAAMNVFGCSLVYGHPQGPTGMRGIAELIEALRARGGGVGLFTGCAAGDQGAAVVLRVTE; encoded by the coding sequence ATGCCAGCTGCCATCCCTGCCGGATACGCATGGACATCCCCGTTCGCCAAGTGGGGCGGCACCCTCGCGGCGGTCTCGAGCCTCGACACCGCGGCCGCCGTCACCCGCGCAGCCTTGGATCGGCGCGGGTACGCCGTCGACCAGGTCGACCACCTCGTCCTGGGCTGGACCATCCCGCAGTCGGAGATCTTCTACGGCCCGTCGTCACTCGCGTCGGCGATCGGCGCGCCCACCGTCGGCGGCCTCGCGGTGTCTCAGGCATGCGCCACGTCGGTCGCCGCCCTCGAGTCCGCGGCTGCGTCGGCCCTCGGCGGCCGACGCGACGTCCTCGCCGTGTTGACCGACCGCACCAGCAACGCGCCGACGATGGTGTACCCGCAACCGAACGCGAGCGGCGGCGCACCCCAGACCGAGCACTGGCTGCTGCACGCCTTCGAGGCCGACCCGTGCACCGGAGAATCGATGCTCGCCACCGCCGAACACGTCGCCGAGGAAGCCGGAATCGACCGCGCCGAACTCGACGACCTCACCGCGCTGCGCAACGCGCAGTACGCCGCCCGACCGTCAACCGATCACGTGGTGGCCGTCGAGATCCCGGGACGCCGCGGAACCCTGACACTGGCCGACGACGAAGGCGTCCGGCTCTCGTCGACCGACGAACTGGCTGCACTGCGCCCGGCCGCACCGAACGGACGCCACACCTTCGGCTCGCAGACCCATCCGGCCGACGGCGCGGCGGGAGCACTCGTCACCGCGCCGGATCGGGCACGCGAACTCTCGGTGGACGGGTCCATCGCCGAACTCCTCGGGTTCGGCTCCGCCCGCGTCGCCTCGGGCCGGATGCCGACCGCACCCGTACCGGCCGCCCGCGCCGCGTTGGACGCCGCAGGACTGACGATCGACGACGTCGACCTGGTCGGCACGCACAATCCGTTCGCGGTCAACGACGTCTACTTCACCCGACAGACCGGGTTCGACACCGCCGCCATGAACGTCTTCGGGTGCAGCCTGGTGTACGGCCATCCGCAGGGCCCCACCGGGATGCGCGGGATCGCCGAACTCATCGAGGCGCTGCGCGCGCGTGGCGGCGGGGTCGGTCTGTTCACCGGCTGCGCCGCGGGAGATCAGGGCGCCGCGGTGGTGCTCCGAGTCACCGAGTGA
- a CDS encoding flavin-containing monooxygenase — MNGSTGDSARGAAVIERRVVVIGAGQAGLSTAYYLQHEGLIAGEDFEVLDANLTPGGAWSHRWDALTFDWVNGIYDLPGSRLEGADPAEPAREVIKRYYGGYEVERDLRVARPWRVVSVERDVDDRFMIHAEHPDGAVRIYRAGAVISGTGTWDRPYVPWYPGRFDGPQLHTREFPEPSDFAGKRVLVVGGGISAVEFVVLLDEAGATPIWSTRTPPRWRDVPFDTSWGLEVENSVAARTRAGLRPLSVVAATGLPRAPRLAPAIDSGVLTSRGPIARLLAGGVEFADGSTENVDVILWATGFRASIGHLAGLSVRERTGGVLMADDDVSVVKVPGLFLVGYGRSASTLGATRAGRRAARAAVAATEGREAVTA, encoded by the coding sequence ATGAACGGATCGACAGGGGACTCGGCGCGCGGAGCCGCGGTGATCGAGCGGCGCGTCGTCGTGATCGGCGCCGGGCAGGCAGGCCTCTCGACGGCCTACTACCTGCAGCACGAGGGCCTCATCGCGGGGGAGGACTTCGAGGTCCTCGACGCGAACCTCACGCCCGGCGGCGCCTGGAGTCATCGGTGGGATGCGCTGACCTTCGACTGGGTCAACGGCATCTACGACCTCCCCGGATCGCGACTGGAGGGTGCCGATCCCGCCGAACCCGCCCGCGAGGTGATCAAGCGCTACTACGGCGGCTACGAGGTCGAGCGCGACCTCCGCGTGGCGCGGCCGTGGCGCGTCGTCTCCGTGGAGCGGGACGTCGACGACCGCTTCATGATCCATGCCGAACACCCCGACGGAGCGGTGCGGATCTACCGTGCCGGCGCCGTCATCAGCGGCACCGGGACCTGGGATCGGCCGTATGTCCCCTGGTACCCGGGTCGGTTCGACGGTCCGCAGCTCCACACACGCGAGTTTCCCGAGCCGTCCGACTTCGCCGGGAAGCGCGTCCTGGTGGTCGGCGGCGGGATCTCCGCCGTCGAGTTCGTCGTCCTCCTCGACGAGGCGGGCGCCACGCCGATCTGGTCGACGCGCACGCCGCCGCGCTGGCGCGACGTCCCCTTCGACACGTCGTGGGGACTGGAGGTGGAGAACAGCGTCGCCGCCCGCACCCGAGCGGGGTTGCGTCCACTGAGCGTCGTCGCCGCGACCGGCCTGCCGCGCGCACCGCGACTCGCGCCCGCGATCGACAGCGGCGTCCTCACCTCGCGCGGGCCGATCGCACGACTGCTGGCGGGCGGCGTCGAGTTCGCCGACGGCAGCACCGAGAACGTCGACGTGATCCTGTGGGCCACCGGCTTCCGCGCCTCCATCGGCCACCTCGCAGGACTGAGCGTCCGCGAGCGGACCGGCGGTGTGCTCATGGCGGACGACGACGTCAGCGTCGTCAAGGTGCCCGGCCTGTTCCTGGTCGGTTACGGGCGCAGCGCGTCGACGCTCGGTGCCACGCGGGCCGGTCGTCGTGCGGCGCGGGCCGCCGTCGCGGCGACGGAGGGTCGAGAAGCGGTGACGGCCTGA
- a CDS encoding TetR/AcrR family transcriptional regulator — MQIKELGLRERQRLETLRTLRAAAVELVRDNGLTETTVAEIADRAGVSRRTFFNYYACKEDAVLGAGTPSVPEEPLVEFLETPPGPARLDRAVDLILAVAATIRQAGERHVDHAELVAKYPQLTERMQQHGTSAQESLSAAIALHLADAPAAEVEGARALVLLAGTVLRFAYRTDPDVFDNPDSPALAHAADVFRRTIKELS; from the coding sequence GTGCAAATCAAGGAACTGGGTCTGCGGGAACGGCAGCGTCTGGAGACGTTGCGGACACTGCGCGCCGCGGCCGTCGAGTTGGTTCGTGACAACGGACTGACCGAGACGACGGTGGCCGAGATCGCCGATCGTGCCGGCGTCTCCCGCCGGACCTTCTTCAACTACTACGCATGCAAGGAAGACGCCGTCCTCGGCGCCGGGACCCCGAGCGTCCCCGAGGAACCCCTGGTGGAGTTCCTCGAGACGCCCCCGGGACCGGCCCGCCTCGACCGCGCCGTCGACCTGATCCTCGCCGTCGCGGCGACCATCAGGCAGGCCGGTGAGCGTCACGTGGACCACGCCGAGCTGGTCGCCAAGTATCCGCAGCTCACCGAGCGGATGCAGCAGCACGGCACCAGTGCGCAGGAGAGCCTCAGCGCGGCCATCGCCCTGCACCTCGCGGACGCACCGGCCGCGGAGGTGGAAGGGGCTCGCGCCCTGGTCCTGCTCGCAGGCACGGTCCTGCGCTTCGCCTACCGGACCGACCCCGACGTCTTCGACAACCCCGACTCCCCGGCACTCGCCCACGCGGCCGACGTCTTCCGCCGAACCATCAAGGAACTCTCATGA